A single window of Vibrio sp. HB236076 DNA harbors:
- the katG gene encoding catalase/peroxidase HPI: MSNQNQSSGKCPVMHGSVTSNENPNAHWWPNALNLDILHQHDRKPNPIDEDFNYREAVKKLDVEALKDDLRQLMTDSQSWWPADWGHYGGLMIRMAWHSAGTYRIDDGRGGSSTGNQRFAPLNSWPDNASLDKARRLLWPIKKKYGNSLSWADLMILAGNVAIEDMGLKPFGFSFGREDIWHPEKDIYWGSEKEWLAPSGSEGSRYSGERDLENPLAAVMMGLIYVNPEGVDGNPDPLKTAQDMRVTFARMAMNDEETVALAAGGHTFGKCHGNGNAEDLGPDPEAADIEDQGLGWNNKVGRGIGANTVTSGIEGAWTTNPTKWDNGYFYLLFTYDWELTKSPAGAWQWEPVNIKEEDKPLDAENPNVRRNPIMTDADMALKMDPTYREISERFYNDHEAFADAFARAWFKLTHRDLGPKSAYIGPEVPAEDLIWQDPVPAGTTDYDLGGLKQAIIDSGLSQTDMITTAWDSARTYRNSDRRGGANGARIRLAPQKDWQGNEPERLARVLSVLEPIAEQFGASVADTIVLAGNIGIEQAAAAAGFPTEVPFTPGRGDTTQELTDVESFEPLEPVADGFRNWQKADYVVQPEEMLLDRAQLMNLTAPEMTVLLGGMRVLGTNYGGTGHGVFTDNVGALTNDFFVNLTDMQYSWKPKGKNVYDICDRESGDVKWTATRVDLVFGSNSILRAYAEVYAQDDNKEKMVKDFIKVWTKVMNADRFDLLA; encoded by the coding sequence ATGAGCAATCAAAATCAGTCTTCAGGCAAATGTCCTGTTATGCATGGTTCAGTTACCTCGAACGAAAACCCCAATGCACATTGGTGGCCGAACGCACTAAATTTGGATATTTTGCATCAGCACGATCGCAAACCCAACCCTATCGATGAAGATTTTAACTACCGTGAAGCAGTAAAAAAACTCGACGTAGAGGCACTGAAAGATGATCTTCGCCAACTGATGACCGACAGCCAATCTTGGTGGCCGGCAGACTGGGGTCACTACGGCGGTTTGATGATTCGTATGGCTTGGCACTCAGCCGGTACCTATCGAATCGATGATGGCCGTGGCGGTAGCAGCACGGGCAACCAGCGCTTTGCTCCCCTCAACTCTTGGCCAGATAACGCAAGCCTAGATAAAGCGCGTCGTTTGTTGTGGCCAATCAAGAAAAAATACGGCAACAGCTTAAGCTGGGCTGACTTGATGATTTTAGCCGGTAACGTGGCGATTGAAGACATGGGCTTAAAACCATTCGGTTTCTCTTTCGGTCGCGAAGATATTTGGCACCCTGAAAAAGACATCTACTGGGGCTCAGAAAAAGAATGGTTGGCGCCATCGGGCAGTGAAGGTTCTCGTTACTCTGGTGAACGCGACCTAGAAAATCCATTGGCCGCGGTGATGATGGGTCTTATTTACGTGAACCCAGAAGGCGTTGATGGCAACCCTGATCCACTGAAAACAGCGCAAGATATGCGAGTGACTTTTGCTCGTATGGCGATGAATGACGAAGAAACTGTGGCACTTGCTGCAGGTGGTCACACCTTTGGTAAATGTCATGGTAACGGCAATGCCGAAGACCTTGGCCCAGATCCAGAAGCCGCTGACATTGAAGACCAAGGTCTAGGCTGGAACAACAAAGTCGGCCGCGGCATTGGCGCGAATACCGTCACCAGTGGGATTGAAGGCGCGTGGACGACGAACCCAACCAAATGGGATAACGGTTACTTCTACTTACTGTTCACCTATGACTGGGAATTGACTAAGAGCCCTGCAGGCGCATGGCAATGGGAACCAGTGAACATCAAAGAAGAAGACAAACCGCTTGATGCCGAAAACCCGAATGTTCGTCGTAACCCAATCATGACCGATGCCGATATGGCGTTGAAAATGGATCCGACTTACCGCGAGATTTCTGAGCGCTTCTACAATGACCACGAAGCCTTTGCCGATGCGTTTGCTCGTGCATGGTTTAAGTTGACGCACCGCGATCTCGGCCCTAAATCGGCGTACATTGGCCCAGAAGTACCAGCAGAAGATCTGATTTGGCAAGACCCGGTACCAGCAGGAACCACAGACTACGATCTTGGCGGACTTAAGCAAGCCATCATCGACAGCGGTTTAAGCCAAACCGATATGATCACCACTGCTTGGGACAGTGCGCGTACTTACCGCAACTCTGATCGTCGTGGCGGTGCCAATGGCGCGCGTATTCGCCTGGCCCCACAAAAAGATTGGCAAGGTAACGAGCCAGAGCGTCTTGCTCGCGTCTTGTCCGTACTCGAGCCGATTGCCGAGCAATTTGGTGCCAGTGTCGCGGATACGATTGTCCTTGCTGGTAACATCGGTATTGAACAAGCCGCCGCTGCCGCGGGTTTCCCAACGGAAGTGCCGTTTACCCCAGGCCGTGGTGATACCACGCAAGAGCTGACTGATGTGGAATCGTTTGAACCGCTAGAGCCGGTCGCTGATGGCTTCCGCAACTGGCAAAAAGCCGACTATGTGGTTCAGCCTGAAGAAATGTTGCTCGACCGCGCGCAATTGATGAACTTAACTGCGCCTGAAATGACCGTACTTCTTGGTGGTATGCGCGTACTTGGTACCAACTACGGCGGGACAGGTCACGGTGTGTTTACCGACAATGTCGGCGCACTCACTAATGACTTCTTTGTCAACTTGACCGACATGCAATACAGCTGGAAGCCAAAAGGCAAGAACGTTTACGACATCTGTGACCGTGAATCTGGTGACGTGAAGTGGACAGCGACTCGTGTTGACTTGGTGTTTGGTTCAAACTCAATTCTTCGCGCTTATGCTGAAGTCTACGCACAAGACGACAACAAAGAGAAGATGGTCAAAGACTTTATCAAAGTGTGGACCAAAGTGATGAACGCTGATCGTTTCGACTTGTTGGCTTAA
- the rfbB gene encoding dTDP-glucose 4,6-dehydratase codes for MEQRNVLVTGGAGFIGANFALYWLEQHTNDKVIVLDALTYAGNRANLAAVEQNPNFTFVQGDICDTALVESLITQHQLNTIVHFAAESHVDRSITGPDAFIETNILGTYSLLKAAKKCWIDEPKTQGQAPLAHRFHHVSTDEVYGTLEPNDPAFTEETAYAPNSPYSASKAASDHLVRAYHHTYGLEVTTSNCSNNYGPYHFPEKLIPLIITNILHDKALPIYGDGKQVRDWLYVEDHARGIELVLEKGRLGENYNIGGHNEWQNIDIVNLVCELMDEAFAAEPSLAQKYPQGKAVAQGQSKSLITYVTDRAGHDRRYAIDATKTNNELGYQPVESFETGIRKTVNWYLHNDDWWKPLMAK; via the coding sequence ATGGAACAACGCAATGTATTAGTAACCGGTGGCGCCGGTTTTATCGGGGCCAATTTTGCCCTGTATTGGTTAGAGCAACACACCAACGACAAGGTCATCGTACTCGATGCGTTAACCTATGCAGGCAACCGCGCTAACTTAGCTGCTGTCGAGCAAAACCCTAACTTTACTTTCGTGCAAGGGGATATCTGTGATACCGCCTTGGTTGAGTCATTGATCACACAGCACCAGCTCAACACCATTGTGCACTTTGCCGCTGAGTCTCATGTCGACCGCTCAATCACCGGCCCAGACGCCTTTATTGAGACCAACATTCTCGGTACGTACAGCTTGCTCAAAGCGGCGAAAAAGTGTTGGATTGACGAGCCTAAAACGCAAGGTCAAGCGCCTTTAGCACACCGTTTCCACCACGTGTCTACCGACGAAGTGTACGGCACCCTAGAGCCCAATGACCCGGCCTTTACCGAAGAAACCGCCTACGCGCCCAATTCGCCTTACTCAGCCTCGAAAGCCGCTTCCGACCATTTAGTGCGTGCCTACCACCACACCTATGGCCTAGAAGTCACTACCTCGAACTGCTCAAACAATTACGGCCCTTACCACTTCCCAGAGAAGTTGATTCCATTGATCATCACCAATATTTTGCACGATAAAGCCCTGCCGATTTATGGCGATGGCAAGCAAGTGCGCGATTGGTTGTACGTCGAAGATCACGCCAGAGGCATTGAACTGGTGCTTGAGAAAGGCCGCTTGGGAGAAAATTACAATATCGGTGGCCATAACGAATGGCAAAATATCGATATTGTTAACTTAGTGTGTGAGTTGATGGATGAAGCGTTTGCCGCCGAACCGAGCCTAGCGCAAAAATACCCGCAAGGAAAAGCCGTCGCTCAAGGTCAATCTAAGTCATTGATCACTTATGTCACAGACCGAGCGGGGCATGATCGTCGTTACGCCATCGATGCAACCAAAACCAATAACGAGCTTGGTTACCAGCCTGTTGAATCCTTTGAAACCGGCATTCGCAAAACCGTCAACTGGTATCTGCACAACGATGATTGGTGGAAGCCGTTAATGGCCAAGTAA
- a CDS encoding LysR family transcriptional regulator — MKFRQIEAFRYIMLRGTTAAAAAEMHITQPAVSRLIKDLEVSLGFMLFERSGNRLIPTLEANQWFKSVEESFLGLEKLAAVADKIRHQVPSELKIACTSAIGTSLVPLAIKEHRRYFPDEHFSVFTHSVSEMVIKLQNHAIDLAVGLPVPQLPGIVQEELGQARYVFAARDDHPLMAQTQVNIEDLVDESVLTVINSDPNYWSALNHVLDPIEHRIRRHIGIDTSHTAYAMIEQGLAVGVLEPFAARTWQSSRVATRRFEPEIRYPYGLAYSTNAKHHTSLSRFIESLTMVAKTMTEFD; from the coding sequence GTGAAATTTCGTCAAATCGAAGCGTTTCGCTATATTATGTTGCGTGGCACAACGGCGGCAGCGGCAGCAGAAATGCACATCACTCAGCCGGCGGTCAGTCGGCTAATCAAAGATTTAGAAGTCTCTTTGGGCTTTATGTTGTTTGAGCGATCTGGCAATCGCTTAATCCCGACCCTCGAAGCCAACCAGTGGTTTAAATCGGTGGAAGAGAGCTTTCTCGGCCTGGAAAAGTTGGCGGCGGTCGCCGACAAAATTCGCCATCAGGTACCCAGTGAGCTCAAAATTGCTTGTACTTCCGCGATTGGCACCTCTTTAGTGCCTCTGGCGATTAAAGAACATCGACGCTATTTTCCCGATGAACATTTCTCTGTGTTTACCCACTCTGTGTCGGAGATGGTGATCAAATTGCAAAATCATGCCATTGACTTAGCGGTAGGCCTGCCAGTCCCTCAATTACCCGGTATTGTGCAAGAAGAATTGGGCCAGGCCCGATATGTGTTTGCCGCGCGAGACGATCATCCGCTGATGGCGCAAACACAGGTCAACATAGAAGACTTGGTCGACGAGTCGGTGCTGACGGTGATCAACTCCGATCCCAACTATTGGTCGGCGTTGAATCACGTACTCGATCCGATAGAGCATCGAATTCGGCGACATATCGGCATCGACACCTCCCATACTGCTTATGCCATGATTGAACAAGGGTTGGCGGTGGGGGTTCTGGAGCCTTTTGCCGCGCGAACCTGGCAATCAAGCCGAGTGGCGACACGCCGGTTTGAGCCAGAAATTCGTTACCCCTATGGCCTGGCGTATTCCACCAATGCCAAACACCACACGTCTCTCAGTCGCTTTATAGAATCCTTAACCATGGTCGCGAAGACCATGACAGAGTTTGACTGA
- a CDS encoding ABC transporter ATP-binding protein encodes MTKLDTPLLTVENLSVNFGSSPVVKNLSFSVSAGKTLAIVGESGSGKSVSSQSIMRLADLSGAEYHSGHIWFEHQGQKQDLLTLSQKQMRTIRGNDIAMIFQEPMTSLNPVYTLGDQIAEIIQLHEKKTKAEALKQAHRLLEMVRLPNAESMLKRYPHQLSGGMRQRVMIAMALACRPKLLIADEPTTALDVTIQAQILAIISDLQKELGMAVIFITHDMGVVAEIADEVVVMWQGEKVEQGEVKALFAKPQHPYTQTLLSAVPKLGSMRGEPHPKQSPMAQMIEGKKHIIGQEKVQDTARYDQAPLLRVEDLVVRFDVKKHWLKGVTHRVHAVEHVNFTVYPGETLALVGESGSGKSTIGRTIQQLQQPTSGQVMFNGQAISQLSAREQHRLKQEVQYIFQDPFASLDPRKTIGFSIAEPIKTHQLATNQAEIDQQVAQLLTRVGLDPECANRYPHQFSGGQRQRVCIARVLACKPKLIIADEALSALDVTIQAQIIHLLMEIQREQGIALLFISHDMAVVEKISHRIAVLYLGQIAELGTRQQIMESPQHPYTKKLLQAVPVADPTRERQHVAMTGDIPSPIRAVGQEPDALCYREISQGHWVAQLA; translated from the coding sequence GTGACGAAACTTGATACCCCATTGCTAACGGTTGAAAACCTGTCGGTAAATTTCGGATCCTCTCCGGTGGTAAAAAACCTGAGTTTTTCGGTATCGGCCGGAAAAACACTGGCCATTGTCGGTGAGTCTGGCTCAGGGAAATCCGTGTCATCACAGTCGATTATGCGTTTAGCCGACCTCTCCGGTGCCGAGTATCACAGCGGCCACATCTGGTTTGAGCACCAGGGCCAAAAACAAGACTTGCTCACCCTGTCTCAGAAACAAATGCGCACCATCCGCGGCAATGACATTGCCATGATCTTCCAAGAGCCAATGACCTCGCTCAACCCTGTCTATACGCTTGGCGATCAGATTGCGGAAATCATCCAACTGCATGAGAAAAAGACCAAAGCTGAGGCGCTAAAACAAGCACACCGCCTGTTAGAAATGGTGCGTCTGCCCAACGCCGAGAGCATGTTAAAGCGCTACCCTCATCAACTGTCTGGCGGCATGCGTCAGCGCGTGATGATTGCCATGGCCCTCGCCTGTCGCCCGAAACTGTTGATTGCCGACGAACCCACCACCGCTTTAGATGTCACGATTCAGGCGCAAATCCTCGCCATCATCTCAGATCTACAAAAAGAACTCGGGATGGCCGTCATTTTTATCACTCACGATATGGGGGTGGTGGCCGAAATTGCCGACGAGGTGGTGGTCATGTGGCAAGGGGAAAAAGTTGAACAAGGCGAAGTCAAAGCGCTGTTTGCTAAGCCCCAACACCCTTATACGCAAACCTTGCTCAGCGCCGTGCCCAAGCTCGGTTCGATGCGCGGTGAACCTCATCCCAAGCAATCGCCGATGGCACAAATGATCGAAGGCAAAAAACACATTATTGGCCAGGAAAAGGTTCAAGACACCGCTCGCTACGATCAAGCGCCCTTGCTCAGAGTAGAGGATTTAGTGGTGCGCTTTGATGTAAAAAAACACTGGCTCAAAGGCGTCACCCATCGCGTTCACGCCGTTGAGCACGTCAACTTTACGGTCTATCCCGGCGAAACCCTGGCCTTGGTCGGCGAATCGGGATCAGGCAAATCCACCATAGGTCGCACCATTCAACAACTGCAACAACCGACTTCTGGGCAGGTGATGTTTAACGGCCAAGCGATCTCTCAATTAAGCGCGCGTGAGCAGCACCGACTCAAACAAGAGGTGCAGTACATTTTCCAAGACCCTTTTGCCTCACTCGACCCGCGAAAAACCATTGGCTTTTCGATTGCTGAGCCGATCAAAACGCACCAACTGGCCACCAACCAAGCCGAAATTGATCAACAGGTCGCGCAACTGCTCACGCGAGTGGGCCTAGATCCCGAGTGCGCTAACCGCTATCCCCACCAATTCTCTGGGGGGCAACGACAACGGGTGTGCATCGCCAGAGTGTTGGCGTGTAAACCCAAGTTGATCATTGCCGACGAAGCCCTGTCTGCGCTCGACGTGACCATTCAAGCGCAAATCATTCACTTATTGATGGAAATTCAACGCGAACAAGGGATTGCACTGCTGTTTATCAGTCACGACATGGCGGTAGTCGAAAAAATCAGTCACCGAATTGCCGTGCTCTACCTCGGGCAAATTGCCGAGTTAGGCACCCGACAACAGATCATGGAATCGCCTCAGCACCCCTATACGAAAAAGTTATTGCAAGCCGTGCCCGTCGCCGACCCCACTCGCGAGCGCCAACACGTTGCCATGACCGGCGATATTCCAAGCCCGATCCGAGCGGTTGGCCAAGAGCCCGACGCCTTGTGTTATCGCGAGATTTCGCAAGGACATTGGGTCGCACAACTCGCTTAA
- a CDS encoding ABC transporter substrate-binding protein, producing MNPRFSLSKLAAPLLMASSLAMSMPALASGTLNVATSQDPGSWDPIDTYLLAWSTVATNIFDGLTYRDTDLTLKPALATQWQELDNGRRIRFTLRQGVTFQNGEPFNTEAVKYTFDRLLGEEGRKGPQRSNYSAIEKVTIVDNDTVDFYLSQPDPVLLTKLSGYGAMIVPPKYIEEKGEAYFNRHPIGTGAFELTQYDPKVGVTLKAFANHWRGAPKLDRLHYRFIAEPATAVAELQSGRVDMVVPPIIPISMVPTIEKDAKLSIESATSPSVYALRFNTKNGITEDVRVRKAIIYGVDRQTIIDAILGGQAQAITSFQSSISFGNDPELKPLPYDPAKAKALLKQAGVKPGTSIQIDIRGNNATFNEVAQAIASYLQIIGLNATIKPYESNIMLNDIIPNGKTGAMFQQGWGGWTLDYDNTAYFMYHSGEKWNPYDSDAKLDRLLEQQRSMTDKTEREALLKTIARYTVDQALELPLYSLNAIYGVSNKVKNFTPAVDNRLLFNQVTVE from the coding sequence ATGAACCCTCGTTTTTCCCTTAGCAAGCTTGCGGCGCCACTTTTGATGGCTTCTTCTCTAGCGATGAGCATGCCAGCCCTAGCCAGCGGCACCTTAAATGTCGCCACCTCCCAAGACCCCGGCAGTTGGGATCCGATTGATACGTATTTGTTGGCTTGGTCAACGGTGGCAACCAATATTTTTGACGGTTTGACCTATCGCGACACCGACCTAACCTTAAAACCGGCCCTCGCTACCCAATGGCAAGAGCTCGACAACGGCCGACGTATCCGCTTTACCTTGCGCCAAGGCGTGACCTTCCAAAACGGCGAACCTTTTAATACCGAGGCAGTAAAATACACCTTTGATCGCTTACTCGGTGAGGAAGGTCGCAAAGGGCCGCAACGCTCTAACTATTCCGCGATAGAAAAAGTGACGATTGTTGATAACGACACGGTCGACTTTTACCTCAGTCAGCCCGACCCCGTGTTACTGACCAAATTATCCGGTTATGGGGCGATGATTGTGCCCCCCAAGTACATTGAGGAAAAGGGCGAAGCGTATTTTAACCGCCACCCGATTGGCACCGGCGCTTTTGAGCTCACTCAATACGATCCCAAAGTGGGTGTGACCCTAAAAGCCTTTGCCAATCATTGGCGTGGCGCACCAAAGCTCGACCGCTTGCACTACCGTTTCATTGCCGAGCCAGCCACCGCGGTGGCCGAGTTGCAATCGGGTCGCGTCGACATGGTGGTGCCCCCTATTATTCCGATCTCTATGGTCCCGACGATTGAAAAAGACGCAAAATTATCGATTGAGTCAGCCACCAGCCCGAGCGTGTATGCGCTGCGCTTTAACACCAAAAACGGCATTACCGAAGACGTTCGCGTGCGCAAAGCCATTATTTACGGCGTTGATCGCCAGACCATTATCGATGCCATTTTAGGCGGCCAAGCGCAAGCCATCACCAGCTTCCAAAGCAGCATTTCCTTTGGCAACGACCCAGAGTTAAAACCCTTGCCCTATGACCCGGCCAAAGCCAAAGCCTTGTTGAAACAAGCGGGTGTCAAACCGGGTACGTCGATTCAAATCGATATTCGCGGCAACAACGCCACTTTCAATGAAGTCGCTCAAGCGATTGCCAGTTATCTGCAAATCATTGGTCTTAACGCCACCATCAAACCCTATGAAAGCAACATTATGCTCAATGACATCATCCCCAATGGCAAGACAGGCGCGATGTTCCAACAGGGCTGGGGAGGCTGGACCCTCGACTACGACAACACCGCTTACTTCATGTACCACAGCGGCGAGAAGTGGAACCCTTACGACAGCGACGCCAAACTCGATCGCTTACTCGAGCAGCAACGCTCCATGACCGACAAAACCGAGCGAGAGGCGCTGTTAAAAACCATCGCGCGCTATACCGTCGACCAGGCCCTCGAATTGCCTTTGTACAGTCTCAATGCCATTTATGGTGTCTCGAATAAGGTGAAAAACTTCACCCCCGCGGTGGATAACCGCCTGCTGTTCAACCAAGTGACGGTCGAATAA
- a CDS encoding ABC transporter permease encodes MIPFLFSRLLQALFVVVAVTLIVAFAIRLTGDPALMLTQGAGSVSETDLAHIREALGVNRPFIEQYLGFVQGLFTGDLGNSFMGGTPVSQLIGLALPATLWLAFAVMMVSIVLSIPLGIQAAIKRNTWVDQAIRIFSLIGLSFPNFWLALMLVLFFSIYLQWLPASGMNDWKSYVMPALTMGVILTATNVRLVRTAMLETLQSQYIMVARAKGLSERTVLYKHALRNCSIPLITYFGLQFGGLLGGIVIIERVFNWPGLGTLAFDAVAGRDYPVLQAVITLLSFVIVGVNLLVDIAYGLIDPRIRTES; translated from the coding sequence ATGATACCGTTTTTATTCAGCCGGCTGTTACAGGCGTTATTTGTCGTGGTCGCCGTGACGTTAATTGTCGCGTTTGCCATTCGCTTGACCGGCGATCCCGCGCTGATGTTGACCCAAGGCGCGGGTAGTGTCAGTGAAACCGATCTGGCTCATATCCGCGAAGCGCTTGGCGTCAACCGTCCTTTTATCGAGCAATACCTGGGCTTTGTCCAAGGCCTGTTTACCGGTGACCTTGGCAACAGCTTTATGGGTGGGACCCCAGTATCGCAACTGATTGGCTTGGCCTTACCTGCCACCTTATGGCTCGCTTTTGCCGTGATGATGGTGTCGATTGTACTGTCGATTCCACTCGGTATTCAGGCGGCGATCAAGCGCAACACTTGGGTCGATCAGGCCATTCGAATTTTTTCCTTGATCGGCTTGTCCTTTCCCAACTTTTGGTTGGCCTTGATGCTGGTATTGTTTTTCTCTATCTATCTGCAATGGTTGCCAGCCAGCGGTATGAACGATTGGAAAAGCTATGTCATGCCAGCCCTGACCATGGGCGTGATTTTAACCGCGACCAATGTGCGACTGGTGCGCACTGCAATGCTCGAAACCCTGCAATCGCAATACATCATGGTCGCCAGAGCCAAAGGGTTAAGCGAGCGAACCGTCTTGTACAAACACGCTTTGCGCAATTGTTCTATTCCGCTGATCACCTATTTTGGTCTGCAATTTGGTGGTTTGCTCGGTGGCATCGTCATCATTGAGCGCGTGTTTAATTGGCCAGGGCTTGGCACTTTGGCATTTGATGCCGTCGCCGGTCGCGATTATCCGGTTTTACAAGCGGTGATCACCTTACTTTCTTTCGTCATTGTCGGGGTTAATTTATTGGTCGATATCGCTTATGGACTGATTGATCCTCGTATCAGAACGGAGTCTTAA
- a CDS encoding ABC transporter permease — protein MSSSLVKQRPFSRYLCLEFILGALLTGTMCLLVMTSDWVFGDSASQINLMSRLAAPFASGEHWFGTDPLGRDILARVISGGAVSLKVGLFSVFGAVVIGVAMGLVSGYFGGVWDKFVMRFADVQLALPFILLAITFMAIVGGGLTNMILLLILSQWVQYARLVRGSVLSLRDREFIQSAKAIGVSHRNILLRHLLPNLIGPVIVLMTLNIANNILLESSLTFLGLGVDPLTPSWGGMLADGRTYIQTAWWVTVFPGLAILLTVLGLNLLGDWLRDTLDPTGRTSR, from the coding sequence ATGTCGAGTTCTCTAGTAAAACAACGTCCTTTCTCCCGTTACCTCTGTTTGGAATTTATCTTAGGCGCACTCCTGACTGGGACCATGTGCTTATTGGTCATGACCTCGGATTGGGTGTTTGGTGACAGTGCCAGCCAAATCAACTTGATGTCTCGTTTGGCAGCGCCTTTTGCCTCGGGCGAGCATTGGTTTGGTACCGATCCCCTTGGTCGCGATATTCTGGCTCGCGTGATCAGTGGCGGTGCGGTGTCGTTAAAAGTGGGCTTGTTTTCGGTGTTTGGTGCCGTGGTGATCGGCGTGGCGATGGGGTTAGTGTCTGGCTACTTTGGCGGTGTTTGGGACAAGTTTGTCATGCGCTTTGCCGATGTCCAATTGGCGCTGCCGTTTATCTTGTTGGCGATTACGTTCATGGCCATTGTCGGTGGCGGGCTGACCAATATGATCCTATTGCTGATTTTATCACAATGGGTGCAATACGCTCGCTTGGTGAGAGGCTCGGTGTTATCGCTACGAGACCGCGAGTTCATTCAATCGGCCAAAGCGATCGGAGTCAGTCATCGCAATATCTTATTGCGCCATTTACTGCCCAATCTCATTGGCCCTGTGATTGTGTTAATGACGCTCAACATTGCCAATAACATTCTTTTAGAAAGCAGTTTGACTTTTCTGGGCTTAGGGGTCGACCCGCTGACGCCCAGTTGGGGAGGCATGCTCGCTGATGGACGTACCTACATTCAAACCGCGTGGTGGGTAACGGTGTTTCCCGGTTTGGCCATATTGTTGACGGTGTTGGGCCTGAACTTATTGGGTGACTGGCTGCGCGACACCCTAGATCCGACAGGGAGAACCTCGCGATGA